The genomic segment taccctgatattgtacattcaatactaagctattcaaatattacacgggttcatatattcatgtttttaatttaaacatgtgcatggtacagggtggccatgccactgccatttataaacatacagtgggtacggaaagtattcagacccctttaaacttttcactctgtttcattgcagccatttgctaaaatctaaaaagttcattttatttctcatcaatgtacactcagcaccccatcttgacagaaaaaaaacagaaatgtagaaatttttgcaaatttattaaaaaagaaaaactgtaacataagtattcagaccctttgctcagtattgagtagaagcacccttttgagctagtacagccatgagtcttcttgggaatgatgtaacaagtttttcacacctggatttggggatcctctgccattcttccttgcagatcctctccagttccgtcaggttggatggtgaacgttggtggacagccattttcaggtctctccagagatgctcgattgggtttaggtcagggctatggctgggccagtcaagaatggtcacagagttgttccgaagccactcctttgttattttagctgtctgcttagggtcattgccttgttggaaggtgaacctttggcccagtctgaggtccagagcactctgaaagaggttttcttccaggatatctctgtacttggccgcattcatctttccttcagttgcaaccagtcgtcctgtccctgcagctgaaaaacacccccatagcatgatgctgtcaccaccatgtttcactgttgggattgtattgggcaggtgatgagcagtgcctggttttctccacacataccgcttagaattaaggCGGCGatcaagttcaatcttggtctcataagaccagagaatcttatttctcatagtctgggagtgttctccatgtgttttttggcaaactctctgCGGGCTCTGCATCtgtggagctcagccacagtgatctttgggttcttctttacctctctcaccaaggctcttctcccacgattgctcagtttggctggacggccaggtctaggaagagttctggtcgtcccaaacttcttccatttaaagattatggaggccactgtgctcttaggaaccttgagtgctgcagaaattatttcgTAACCTtcgccagatctgtgccttgccacaattctgtctctgagctctttgggcagttccttcgacctcatgattctcatttgctctgatgtgcactgtgagctgtatgGTCtcatatagacaggtgtgtgcctttcctaatcgagtccaatcagtttaattaaacacagctggactccaatgaaggtgtagaaccatctcaaggaggatcagaagaaatggacagaatgtgagttaaatatgagtgtcacagcaaaaggtctgaatacttatgaccatgtgatatttcagtttttcttttttaatttctacatttctgttttttttctgtcaagatggggtggtgagtgtacattaatgagaaataaaatgaacatttttgatttttgcaaattgctgcaatgaaacaaagagtgaaatatttaaaggggtctgaatacttcccgtacccactgtacatcttgcatacaacactgagctattaaagtaattcacagattaatgtttttattttaaacatacatgtagaagagacagtgaatcctcatctgtggatggcacacatactcccacattagtgagatgtcggaccctgatgggtagcacacaacttatctaatcttggatggatggaggttgtccggcagagggtcaaatcagcctcacaatatgttggatgcatgttaatgtgtattgaaagacaattaaatttgtgaaaaaaaaaaaaaaaaattataaaaaattaaaaaaattgtctaatcaaccaaagatttcgcggaccccctgcagtacctccgcggaccccctaggggccgcgggccccctgttgaagacctctgatctatacttttactccgctacatttctacaatatgtgtcgttactcgttacattttatgaacacagtttcgccaaaatgttgctgtgacggagcggctccgccagcggtccacacacacagccacacacgcaaccacacacacgccaacaaacatttccactcttccttttaaagttcgtagttgatcactatctaaccatcagctaatctgtttagcgctgggccgacggagggtggacactcgtcagctccgcatctgggttacacacacacacacacagtgcgcctttcccacaatacccaggtgcactacgtcactctctgggcccgttccttaaagaggcaggccatacctgcaacagcGTGTTTGGCAGCAGCACTACAACCTTGCTTGTTTTGCTGAAACATTCAACAGACAGCCTGACTAACTGCCTATTCAACATGGATCCAGAGTCAGCCTCAACTGAGCCCTCTGATGTGAGCCACCCGTGGCCCTATTTAAAAGACATGTTCGAGTTCAAAGGCCCCAAGAATGACTCGTGGAGGTTTCAATGCGTTTCCTGTCTCCCTCAAAAAAAGGAGTTGCTAGCCTTCAAGAATTCGCCTTAAAATTTAAAGAAGCATATCGAGGTAAGCGGAGTTCTTGCTATGCTAAGTTAATGTATCCATGGTTTGGCTTATTGGTATTAACTTTGCAGATAATCCCTGCTAGATAACTTGTCATCCGCAGAATTGTAAGATAGAGTGTGAACAGTATTACAGAGGGTAAGCACAATAAGTACAccaacctttccaataaacagagggagagagagtgagaggtggagcagcagacagagacaggaagtgacgtattaactccacTGCTCAAGCtaatgctagctaacgttagcctgttagcggctcctctagggactgacctgctctgtgcagccggacttcgggctgcatcacggcatcgagcagcctcctctggcggcagatctcccgctcggaccgctccactcgctcctcggactCTAACAAGGTTTCCTCCAGCCCCGTGAGgatctcctcctccgccgccattagccgctcggtgagcatcgctctcagctccgggactcgatcctttcctcctcctttctccagctgcagcaggaagtcttcagcggcagcgctgatccgctcatgtaccgacacccgcagcagctgcacggcggacatgttcctcctctctgcgcacATGGAGGCTCGGAGCGAACAGAGAGAgccagcagcaggaaacagagactccgagctgcgagccagcagcgacccctgctggacagaggacgaagaggaaacgAAAGTACCAATACTGCACAGTGGAAATTCTCAAGTACTAAAgtataagcaacaaaataaacttaaccaatggtggaagaagaatTCTGATCATTCACTGAGATAAAAGTACCAAGACAGTAAagtaatcagaatcagaattcttttatttgccaagtatatttgcacatataggaaattgccttgttgtggttggtgcactgtaaataaaacataaaacaattggacataaaacaacaatatatacagtaagacaacAATAAGTTATGGGCATGTGCGGTACTAAGGTGCAGTGATTGGGTTCGGATATTTATGTGCGAGGGTCTTTGTCCATGCTTGGAAGAAGAGGTGTGATAGCTGTGGAGGGGGGTTGGGAATGTGGGGAGCTGGTCCATTGTCTGTCAAATCTGCAGTAAAAGTCATTCAGGTCGTTTGCAAGTTTGAGGTCTTCCACAGATTGGGGGGATTTGGTTTTACAGCCGGTGATCACCCGAAGGCCTTTCCAGACTGAGGAGGAGTCGTTGGCTGCCAATTGTTGCTCCAGCTTCTTGGAATACTGTCCTTTGGCTTCCGTAATCTCCTTGCCAAACGAGTATGAACCTTTCCATGTCCCCACTCTTGAAGGCCACCTCTCTCTCCAAACGGAGCTGTTTGAGTTTTGCTGTGAACCAGGGCTTGTCGTTGTTTTAACTCACCCTGCTGCGTGTTGGAATATATATAGCCTCTTCCACTTGCTGTGGGCTGTCTTTGAAATGCCATAGTTGCCAGGCTTCAGGATTTTTTACAAGGGGAGCTCAGAGAGACAAACATAAATGTAAGTGTTAGCAACAACTCAAAAGAACATGTGACagattacatttacattacattttcatttagctgacgcttttatccaaagcgacttacaataagtgcattcaaccctgagggtacaaaccaagaacaacaagaatcaagacagtaacatttcttcgaaataaagcaaaactacaaagtgctataagtaagtgccattttagtgctaccaaagtgttagtttcaaaagtggttagtgttttttttttaattttttttttttatgttaactGAATTGATATAACCCAAATTAGAAAACGAACTGAATAAAGAGTTTCACGTTTGAACATAAAGAACTATGTGTTTTGtcattatttataaatgtttgtgtgtaaaatgtgatCAAATCTTAATAAATACTAACActggtgttgctgctgctgctgatgtggtCACCACACATGAGACACGGCTGAGGATATGATGCAGAGATCTTGTGGTGATCCACAGCATCCTGAGGCTTATCTTACCAGCTCTCTACCCCCTGATCTGACAGAATGAAGAAAGACCTAAATTAACTTTCTATTTACTCAACTTCCTGACAAAAACCATGTGTAAAGTTTCTCCTTCTCAAAGATTTAGGACTAAATTAAGCCTGACGTGATAGTGCTGACCAAACATAACAAAAtgaagatgagataagatgggTTCTAATACAAATCCCCTGATCTAGGTCAGTCCAGATCATAAATGATCCTCTTCCATCCCTCAACAACTGACCAACTGGCTATTTGACCCCATGCACTCTGACTGGTGTTTGGTGAAAACAGTAGAAGTGGATTCCTTCGTAGTCTTCAGTCTGCCCATTCATGATTAGCACCAATGCAAAGAGATAagaatttgatttgaatttgaagggAGATAACACTATTCAGCGAGGCCAACTAATCAATGTAAATATATGTTCTGTTACCTtggttctttcttttctctcaaaCAAAAACTTTCAAAGGTTTTGAAAGGTCTTAGTCTGGATAATGAATAGTGAGAAGTTTCAGCTGAAATGGGATTCGTGTTGTGGTTGAGGTAAAAAATTAACAGATGCCTGCCCCCTCCAGGAGAAATAATGGATGTCTATTAACCTCCAATAACATTTAAAccaacaaaatatttatattattcacaTAATGTCATATCACGGGCCTGTCCTGTACTGACAGTACATGTAATAACTTTGATGTATATGGATGCTGCATCAGCTTCACAGTCATTGACTCAACCAATGGTCCATAAGGTTTGTTTGGTGGTAACCACATCAACTTGTTCAGGCTAATTATTCATTTTATAGACACATGGACAAAATCATGAGAGTGAAAAGTAAAGTGCATACCTTCTGTGGGGCTTTCAGCAGCCTGTGGACTCCAGCGATCTGATTGATCGGAGGAATATCTTCCCTGAAAGTGTACAGAGGTGGTCTGGTGGGCTCGGGGAAATTGGTGCTGTTGAATGGATCAGTATCATCTAAGAACTGTACCCTGCACTTGAACGTAGCCATGATGTATCCGACATTTTGGagatgattaaaataaatggaTGACCGCAGTCTGTGACAGACAGCCCTCCCCCGGCCAGCGGAATGCGGCAGGTCTCCTGCAGCAGCGGAACCCTGCAGCCTCTTGTTATCCTTGGACCTTCTCCATTCACGTCACGCAGCGCAGAGGACTAGGGACAGTGCTCACTGAAGTAACATCCAGGGAAACCTCCGACAGAGACGCGATCAGGTAGATATTAAGCAAATACAGAAGTTAGAGAGTAGATAAATGGTGGAAAAACCAAATGACTTCGGTGGCCCTGAATTGCAAATCACAAAGGCAAATGGGAAAACACACCATGAGGAGGACTGGAAATAACCGAATATGCTGGAAATGTATGATGTCAAGATACAAAGTTATGGAAATACAATGCAATGACAGTTCGGACAAACGTGAAATCACAAGAACAGATCAGATGCGATGGGTAGTATTACAGATCCgtaaatcacaaaacacaacaactcaCAAAACAGCCACAAATCCCAGAACACAAGAGCAAATCACTAAACTCAAAAACTAAAtggtaaatgaaaaaaaaaaagacaaaatgagaaacaagaaatcacaaaacacaataaatcaagAGACCCAATagcaaatcacaaaacactaCAACAAATCAAGCAACGCGACAGCAAAACATAATAAGCACTTCAAGATGAAAAATATGTTGTTCAACATGAAAAACACCCCATTTAGCATTCAGGCGATAGAGAATTCATCTTTTATGAGTTTATAACACTAGGACACTTTCAAATGTAGTGAGCTCATTGTTTTTTGGTCAAGACTTAACCTTGAACTTGActtcattatatatattattcttATCTGTGTCAGTGAATAAGTGATAATGGTTTAATAAAGAGCTGGAATCATTTGTTTTGGAAGTATTTTAGTTTGCTAATTTCATCTATTTTACTGTACATTGTGTTTGATCTTTCATTAACTCTTAATATGCTTGAATAATGTTTGACATATCATGCATCAGAATAAATCAGTTAGAGAACTGAAGATCtgatcaaataaaaccaaactaaactaATTAGGACATTATGATCTCTTATTTCACATTATAATAATTTTCTGTCTCTATTCTGAGAAAGGATCATATGAGGCTCGTTATCATACTCAAGATTAGATACTGTATGGCTTACGGGAAGTAAAACCATAATTTGTGTGAAGTGACTGATACTGGTGCTGCCGTACAATAAATCCtataaaactgtttattatCTCCAGTAAAGCTCAAGTGAACAGTGAACTCTGTAATATGACCCGTCCCTGTCAGATAAGACACTGGCGGTCCCACTTAAAAGGCTGCCCACCTTTGATGCTCTCTGACAGCACAGTGGAGTCAGTCTATCACAGGGGTCCGGTTCTTCTCGCGGTGTGAGCAATTCAAGTTATAACTCAGCACATTATCGCAAAACAACCACTACAGGTCCAGTGTTTCCTCGAACATGAAGCTACAAATCCCCAATCCGGGCCTGGAGGACAGGTTACTGTCCTACGAGGAGCTGgacaagctggaggaggacgaggctGGAGATCGACCAAAATGGGACAACAAGACGCAGTACATGCTGACGTGTGTGGGGTTTTGTGTGGGGCTCGGAAATGTCTGGCGCTTCCCCTATCTGTGCCAGAGTCATGGAGGAGGCAAGTGATGCTTTCATAGTTTATTGCAGTTATTCCATATTGGacaattttttttcatgtgAAAGAACTTGATGCAAACTGGAAGAGCATGAAGTTTGTATGTATCTGCTACTGGCACCAGGGTCACATTTTTAGTTGCCAGCTTttagcaaaaaagaaaaagagagaacatttttaaaaaggaaattctTTTTTTCCTTGAGATGGAATCATTTGTGGTGGCCTTTTTGTTTCATATGAGCAACTTGACTTCAAGTGCTGGCTTGTAACTGTTTTGTTCACATAAAAAAGATAATAACTGTCAGGAAAAACCTTGAAAAACTGCTGCAAAAGCTTGAATGGATTGCACATTGCATAACAAATCACCATTCATTCACTCTCTGAATAATTAACAGGATTTTGTAATGCATCTCTTGCCTCAAGAAGACATTCACTGAGCTGTCtgatttttttcaaagtttcAAAAACAGATGATAACGTATGTGAAAGGTACCAAATACTTTTAGTGTCACAATGCTAACATTTCCTTGGTTTGTCCTCCAGGTGCATTTATGATACCGTTTCTGATCCTACTGGTCCTTGAAGGAATCCCACTTCTGCATCTGGAGTTTGCCATCGGTCAGCGTATAAGAAAAGGGAACTTGAAGTTGTGGGGTACAATTCATCCTTATTTAGTTGGTATTGGTAAGCAACATTTTCCTTCGGTCGCTTCGTGATCTAAATccacacaaaaaatgttatggTTTCTTTCCTCACCtcattttgtgtaatcctgctaactcacacaaatatatacacagaAAGACAGGCAGACCAATGGAGATGAAAACCATTCCAAAACATTTAAACCCTTCTTTTGCAGGAATtgcatccatgtgtgtgtctcttacaATCAGTCTCTACTACAACACCATCCTTGCCTGGATTATGTGGTACTTCTTCAACTCATTCCAGGAGCCTCTGCCATGGAGTCAATGTCCTCTGAACGCCAATTCAACAGGTTAGTGCTACACATCTGTACTCGTGCAGGAGTGTTAGAGAGTGTTGATTGAAGCCTGGtattactcactttttctaaatTCTGTCAGGATATATCCCAGAGTGTGAGAAGAGCTCTCCCGTGGATTATTTCTGGTACAGGGAGACCTTGAACACATCTCCTGCGATTGAGAGCGACGGTGGGCTGCAGTGGTGGATGTTGTTGTGCCATATCTGTGCATGGTCCGTGCTCTACATTTGCATCATTCGTGGGATTGAGACCACAGGAAAGGTATGGATCAATGCTTTCTACAATTTTGAAGAAAATTTTGAATTCAGCTAAATCATAATTATTCAAATATTCCATTCTCCCCAAGGCTGTGTATGTGACCTCAACTCTTCCTTATGTGGTGCTGACGATCTTTCTGATCAGAGGACTGACTCTAAAAGGATCTTTGAATGGACTAAAGTTTCTCTTCACGCCGGATGTAAGTTGTACTTTTGTAATCATAGCACAGTGCCTGCTGGGTTCATTGCTTGGCGTGTGTTCATCCTGATTAGAGTTTCATCATCCAAACAGCTTCACAGTTCAACAATCTACCATGACGTACTGTCACTGTTTTCCTTTCTTGCATAAAGAGTACTGGCCTGAGTTCTTTCTTCCAATAGTGACATGTAGAAACACGATATTTGAAGTGTCCTAGTGAACTGATCATCTTTAAAAAACCTCACAGCCTTTACTAAACTTCCGTGGCAATACACCAGAAATACTTGAAATGGAGGGATAGAACGGTTGTCGAGACAATCTAAAGACAAACAGCCCAAAAGAGAGTTTCCTCCATTTCAACCAGTGCAgtgcccgttctaaacctgtctgtttgtctggcctgtggtgatgctggatGCTGGACTTCGGTTGATGAGCCCCATCCGCCGCTGCTGCAGAGCgttgttttattcaaagtttaataatatttaacttCACTAGACTCTTTACAACATACATGCCAATTATGAAGCAGATAAGATAAATGGTTCTGAAGAAATAtgcagacagagatttctggtgTAAAAAGATAACACTGGTCTTTCTGTTGATAACAAATCAGAATGGATTGAACATGCAGTATTAAAAAAGCCTGTGTTTTAATGCtgtttcaagtttttttttaatatatatttttttcagtaATATTTTGTAACAGAGATTAATGACCTCTTTTCATCTAAATATACCTTACACTCAGTACTGAGAGCTGCCATATGATGTCATATTTTCCAAACATACATTTATCATTAACTCCTCCAGGTTGCAGAGCTGGCAAAGCCATCAACCTGGCTTGATGCAGGTGCTCAGGTTTTCTATTCCTTCTCTCTGGCTTTCGGTGGTCTCATTTCCTTCTCCAGCTACAACTCAGTGCAGTAAGTTTATCATCTTGTTTAACTCTCCGTCATTTCAAGTTAAAAGTATATGTACTGTGCCTTGAATAAAAATAACTCATCTCTCCTTTAGCAACAACTGTGAACAGGACGCAGTGATCATCTCCGTCATCAATGGTTTCACCTCTGTCTTTTCTGCAACTGTCATTTACACCATTATCGGCTTCAGAGCGACAGAGAGATTCGACAGCTGTGTTTCTGGGTATGTTTCTATGACCTTTTTTCCTAATTATACATTATAACAGCTgatatacagtatttttttcttcaacagTAATTCAACGGTAAAAATCTCTTAAAGATCATGACTTTTGGGTTTCAGAAACATCCTAGAattgttaaatacatttaatctgGCTGAGGGCGCCGTCACTGAAAGCAACTACATTGACGCCCTTCAATATTACAATGAAACAAACCCTGGTGTTGTTCAAGGGTTGGATCTGAAAACCTGCAACTTGGACACTTTTCTCAGTGAGGTAAAATTTTCTCAGAGCAGGTCGGACTATAATTATTAATGCACcaggacagcagcttcaaattgagcatgttgtgttttgctATAACTCAGTGTCGTGTTCCTGCCTAGGGAGTTGAAGGAACTGGTTTAGCCTTCATTGTGTTCACTGAGGCTATCACCAAGATGCCGCTCTCACCGCTGTGGTCCGTCCTCTTCTTTGTCATGCTCTTCTGCCTGGGCCTCTCTTCTATGTTTGGTAACATTGAGGGAGTACTAGTGCCACTGCAAGACCTGGGCGTTTTCCCAAAGTCATGGCCAAAGGAGGCCCGCACTGGTGAATACATCTGTTCTGTTATTATCAATCAACAAATGCTTTCTAGTACATATGTAATAAACATAATTTCCTCTCCTTCAGGTGTATCATGTCTAGTGTGCTGTCTGGTGGGTCTGATATTTGTCCAAGGCTCAGGAAACTACTGGCTTGCTCTCTTTGACACTTACGGAGGATCCATCCCCCTGCTGGTTGTTGCCTTCTGCGAAATGTTCTCAGTGGTATACATTTATGGAATAGATAGGTAATGTTATAATATAATTACTAGTTTGTAAGCTCTGTTTATATATCATTTaaaaatttagtttttcaatCTCTGTGGTGAAGTCAAAACCCCCTGAAAAACTAAGTTGTGACCTATGACACAATAAAGACTAGTGTGGTGTAATTAAGAATgtgaacaataaaataaaagataaagtgATATAGCTGCACTGTTGttggatatatatattttttaatttatcttaaCTACTTCAGTGACATTAACCAAAGCCCTTTTCCACGTAAACCTGGAGGATGGAAATGAGCTTTGACTTAGTCAAGGTATCAAAAGCATTGCATTGTTATAGTTTCCCCTTTGTTAGGCAAAATTGTTGTTTTGCATATTGTTGACAATGTCCCGTGTGTGTCACTGTCCTCCTATAGGTTCAATGACGACATTGAGTTCATGATTGGACACAAACCCAACATCTTCTGGCAGGCAACTTGGAGAGTCATCAGCCCACTCATCATGTTTGTCATCTTGGTCTTTTACTTTGTCACTAAAGTTTCAGAAAAGATCTTTTACAAAGTTTGGGATCCAGAATCGGTAAATTGACTTTTTACCTTGAGATTATctacctagaataatgtatttaattatttgtcaagtgttgatttaaaaaaaatactgtctGTCTTTGCAGGAGAATTTCCCGGTCCTGGAGGACAAACCATATCCTGTCTGGATCAATGTGATAATTTTTATATTAGCAGGAATACCCAGTCTCGCTGTACCTTGTGTTGCCCTCTGGAAATGTATcaggagaaagacaaagaaaagtgaaaagtcAGACTTCAATATGTCAGACTAAATTTAAGTCAACAGTGAGTCGAACAAAATCCCTTTCTGATATACTTAAATCAAATTGAAGTGAAGGATATCATGGTTTTATCTATGCCATTCTAAAATGGTAGGAATAGCTTCAAAAAGGCAATATTCTATTGGTTTTTATAATGGGTGGTATTTTGTTGTTTAGAACATGTGTAACTTGGGATTCAATAATTCTGAGTGACACATCGTTAACTgcgtatatgtatatattgtgtCTAATTACACTGGAGATGAGAAATCTAATGAACATAAGATTACTTGTGATGTGACAGCTACACAAAAGGAAGCTCTGCCCCAGAAGGAATCTGACGTGGAgccataataaaaaaaaagatatattgttatttttaatcaACTTGTAACTGCATTCCCCTATAATTTGTAAAGTGTATAACTGTGTACTATATAAAACGCCTCCGTTTTCTGATTTCCAGGATAGAATAATagatttgattgattaataTGATATATGAattaatgtaaaacattttacttttttgtcACTACTTATGATTTGTAATTCCCTCAGTCTAAATGTTTTAAACTGTAGTGCAAG from the Limanda limanda chromosome 11, fLimLim1.1, whole genome shotgun sequence genome contains:
- the slc6a19b gene encoding solute carrier family 6 member 19b — its product is MKLQIPNPGLEDRLLSYEELDKLEEDEAGDRPKWDNKTQYMLTCVGFCVGLGNVWRFPYLCQSHGGGAFMIPFLILLVLEGIPLLHLEFAIGQRIRKGNLKLWGTIHPYLVGIGIASMCVSLTISLYYNTILAWIMWYFFNSFQEPLPWSQCPLNANSTGYIPECEKSSPVDYFWYRETLNTSPAIESDGGLQWWMLLCHICAWSVLYICIIRGIETTGKAVYVTSTLPYVVLTIFLIRGLTLKGSLNGLKFLFTPDVAELAKPSTWLDAGAQVFYSFSLAFGGLISFSSYNSVHNNCEQDAVIISVINGFTSVFSATVIYTIIGFRATERFDSCVSGNILELLNTFNLAEGAVTESNYIDALQYYNETNPGVVQGLDLKTCNLDTFLSEGVEGTGLAFIVFTEAITKMPLSPLWSVLFFVMLFCLGLSSMFGNIEGVLVPLQDLGVFPKSWPKEARTGVSCLVCCLVGLIFVQGSGNYWLALFDTYGGSIPLLVVAFCEMFSVVYIYGIDRFNDDIEFMIGHKPNIFWQATWRVISPLIMFVILVFYFVTKVSEKIFYKVWDPESENFPVLEDKPYPVWINVIIFILAGIPSLAVPCVALWKCIRRKTKKSEKSDFNMSD